In Rattus rattus isolate New Zealand chromosome 3, Rrattus_CSIRO_v1, whole genome shotgun sequence, one genomic interval encodes:
- the LOC116896965 gene encoding U6 snRNA-associated Sm-like protein LSm5, whose product MAANTTTNPSQLLPLELVDKCIGSRIHIVMKSNKEIVGTLLGFDDFVSMVLEDVTEFEITPEGRRITKLDQILLNGNNITVLVPGGEGPEV is encoded by the coding sequence ATGGCGGCTAACACGACCACGAACCCGTCTCAACTCCTGCCACTAGAGCTTGTGGACAAGTGTATAGGATCAAGAATTCACATTGTGATGAAGAGTAATAAAGAAATCGTGGGTACACTTCTAGGATTTGATGACTTTGTCAGTATGGTGTTGGAAGATGTCACAGAGTTTGAAATTAcaccagaaggaagaagaattaCAAAATTAGATCAAATTCTACTAAATGGAAATAATATAACAGTGCTGGTTCCTGGAGGAGAAGGGCCTGAAGTATGA
- the Znf639 gene encoding zinc finger protein 639 — translation MNEYPKKRKRKTLHPSRYSDSSGISRIADGVSGIFSDHCYSVCSMRQPDLKYFDNKDDDSDPETANDLPKFTDGTKARSRNQSYLVPSPVLRILDHTVFSTEKSADVEICDEECGSPESVHQHTQEESPIEVHTSEDVPIAVEVHAISEDYDIEAENNSSESLQDQTDEEPPAKLCKILDKSQASNVTAQQKWPLLRANSSGLYKCELCEFNSKYFSDLKQHVILKHKRTDSNVCRVCKESFSTNMLLIEHAKLHEEDPYICKYCDYKTVIFENLSQHIADTHFSDHLYWCEQCDVQFSSSSELYLHFQEHSRDEQYLCQFCEHETGDPEDLHSHVVNEHARRLIELSDKCGSGGHGQCSLLSKITFDKCKNFFVCQVCGFRSRLHTNVNRHVAIEHTKIFPHVCDDCGKGFSSMLEYCKHLNSHLSEGIYLCQYCEYSTGQIEDLKIHLDFKHSADLPHKCSDCLMRFGNERELISHLPVHETT, via the exons ATGAATGAATatcctaaaaagagaaaaaggaagactttACACCCTTCTCGATATTCAG ATTCTTCTGGAATAAGCAGAATTGCAGATGGAGTCAGTGGAATTTTTTCTGATCATTGTTACAGTGTCTGCTCTATGAGACAGCcagacttaaaatattttgacaacAAAG ATGATGATTCTGATCCTGAGACAGCAAATGACTTGCCCAAATTTACAGATGGAACCAAGGCCAGAAGCAGGAATCAGAGCTACCTGGTTCCCAGCCCTGTGCTTAGGATTCTAGACCACACTGTCTTTTCCACAG AAAAGTCTGCTGATGTTGAAATCTGTGATGAAGAGTGTGGCTCCCCTGAGTCAGTGCATCAGCATACCCAAGAGGAGAGCCCTATAGAGGTTCATACCTCGGAAGACGTCCCGATTGCTGTAGAAGTTCATGCGATTTCTGAAGATTATGATATAGAGGCAGAGAACAATtcctctgagagcctccaggACCAGACTGATGAAGAACCACCAGCTAAACTCTGTAAAATACTTGACAAGAGCCAAGCTTCAAATGTGACCGCCCAACAGAAGTGGCCATTACTGAGAGCCAACAGCAGTGGCCTCTACAAATGTGAACTTTGTGAATTCAACAGTAAGTATTTTTCCGACCTAAAACAGCATGTCATCCTGAAGCACAAGCGCACTGACTCGAATGTGTGTCGGGTGTGTAAGGAGAGCTTCTCCACCAATATGCTTCTTATTGAGCACGCCAAACTTCATGAAGAAGATCCCTACATCTGTAAGTACTGTGACTATAAGACAGTGATCTTTGAGAACCTCAGCCAGCACATTGCAGACACCCACTTCAGTGACCACCTCTACTGGTGTGAGCAGTGTGATGTGCAGTTCTCCTCAAGCAGTGAGCTCTACCTGCACTTCCAGGAGCACAGCCGCGATGAGCAATACCTGTGCCAGTTCTGTGAGCATGAGACAGGTGACCCTGAGGACTTGCACAGCCATGTCGTCAATGAGCACGCTCGCAGACTGATCGAGCTGAGTGACAAGTGCGGCAGTGGTGGCCATGGGCAGTGCAGCCTTTTAAGCAAGATCACCTTTGACAAATGCAAAAATTTCTTCGTGTGTCAAGTATGTGGCTTTCGGAGCAGACTTCACACAAATGTCAACAGACACGTGGCTATCGAGCATACTAAAATATTCCCTCATGTTTGTGATGACTGTGGGAAGGGCTTTTCCAGCATGTTGGAATATTGCAAGCATCTAAATTCACATCTGTCTGAAGGGATTTATTTATGCCAGTATTGTGAATATTCAACAGGACAAATTGAAGATCTTAAAATTCATCTAGATTTCAAGCATTCAGCTGACTTGCCTCATAAATGTAGTGACTGCTTGATGAGGTTTGGGAATGAGAGGGAATTAATCAGTCACCTTCCAGTCCACGAGACTACCTGA